The genomic DNA GCCTATCAGGACACGGGGGCCATCTATGCCTTCAACGGCCCGGTGACGACGACCTCGAGCGGGCAGCTCTCGTCCGCGCCCATCAAGGTGCTGGGCGGCCTGAACCAGGCCAACTACCAGGCGGGGACGTCCGTGGCCGTGGTGGACGTGAATGGCGACGGGACGAAGGACCTGGTGGTGGGCGCGCCACGGTATGACGCGGGCACATTGGTGGACGCTGGCGCCGTCTTCGTCTTCTTCGGTCCGGTCTCCGGACTGCAGAGCTTCTCGACGGCGAACCTCGTGCTGACGGGGGCCGTGGCGGGAGAGCTCGTGGGCTCCGCGGTGGCCAGCGCGGGCGACCTGGACAACGACGGACTGGAGGACCTGCTCATCGGCGCTCCGGCCTCGGGCAGCGTGGCGGGCAAGGCCTACGTCGTGTACGGCGGCAGCGTCACCTCGACGCCGTTCCCCCTGGCGGCGCAGCCTCGCTTCACGGGCATCGCGGCGGACCTGGCGGGCACCGCCGTCCTCGCGCCGGGCGACATCAACGGCGATGGCTTCAAGGACCTCCTCATCGGCGCGCCGGGCCACACCAGCAACATGGGCGCCGTCTACACGGTGTATGGCTCCGCGACCCGGTTCACGGGGAACGTCGCGCTGCTGTCGGTCGCCCGCCTCATGGGGGCCGCGGCGACCAGCGAGCTGGGCAGGTCGCTGGTGGCGCTCGGCGACGTGGACGCGGACGGCTCGGCCGACTTCGCCGTGGGCGCGCCGGGCTTCAACAGCAGCCAGGGCGCCGTCTACCTGGTGCTCGGCCATGGTCCTCGCACGTGGTTCGTGGACAACGACAGTGATGGGTTCGGAACGAGCGCGGGTTCCTCGCGGGTGTGTGGTGAGCCGGCGGCTGGCAGCAAGCGGGCGCTCACGGACGGCGACTGCGATGACACGCTCAACACCGTCTATCCCGGCGCGGACGAGCTCTGCGAGGCCACCCCGGAGGCGGAGATCGACAACAACTGCGACGGGCTGAAGGGGGATGAGCCGGGTGCGAATCCGGCGAATCCCAAGGATTGGGTCCTGGACCTGGATGGTGACAGGGCGGTCTACCTCAGCACCGCGCAGCGGCGCTGTGCTCCGCCCGAGACCTCGGGCTGGATTGCCTACGTGCCCGAGCTTGGCCAGGAGTGTGAGGCGCCTCCGGAGAACCCGGCCTACACGACCGACAATGACGCCTCCATCTACCAAGGCGCCCCCGAGGTCTGCGACGGCAAGGACAACAACTGCGACGGGGCCATCGATGACGACCAGAACCACTGGCCATCCTGGTATCCCGACAGCGATGGCGACGGCTTCGGCCGCAGCGACGCGGCGGCCGTGAAGGCCTGCGCGGCCCCTCCTCAGCATGTGGCGAGCAGTTCGGACTGCGACGACACCCGCAACACCACACATCCGGGCGCCCCCGAGGTCTGCGACCTCCGGGACAACAACTGCGACGGCGCCGTGGACGAGGGCGTCCAGACGACCTTCTACCGCGACGTGGATGGCGATGGTCACGGCGTGCCGACGGCGACCACGCTGGCGTGCACCCGCCCCAACGGCTACTCCGCCGTCAGCGACGACTGCAACGACACCGGACCGAACGGGCCGAGGATGTATCCGGGGGCCGTGGAGGTCTGCGATGGCCTCGACAACAACTGCAACTTCGACACCGACGAAGGCGTGAAGTCCAACTTCTTCCGTGACGCGGATGGGGACGGCTACGGCAACCCGCTCGTCGTGGTCGTCGCCTGCTCCGCGGCGGGTCATGTCTCCAACAACCAGGACTGCGACGACTCCCGCTCCGCGGTCCGCCCGGGTGCGACGGAGGTCTGCGATGGCCGGGACAACAACTGCGACGGCGCCGTGGACGAGGGCGTGCTCAACGCCTGGTATCCGGACGCGGATGGAGACGGCGTGGGCACCACCAACGAGACCTTCCGCGTCCTCGCCTGCACCGCGCCCCCGGGCTACGTGAACAGCAAGGTGGACTGCCATGACGGCAACGCCACGGTGAAGCCCGGCGCGCCCGAGCTGTGCGACTCCCTGGACAACGACTGCGACGGCGCCGTGGACGAGGGCATCGCCACCCGCTCCTGGTTCCCGGACGCGGATGGAGATGGCTATGGCAACGGCGCCGTGAGCGCGGTGGCGTCGTGCGCGTCTCCTGGCCCGGGGTACGTCAGCAACCGCACGGATTGCGATGACACCAGCGCCAGCATCAGCCCCGCGCAGTCGGAGGTCTGCGAGCTGACGGGCCCGCAGGTGGACAACAACTGCGACGGGAACACGGAGGGCGCCGTCAACGGCACCGCCTGGTACCGCGACGCGGATGGAGATGGCTTCGGTGTGAAGACGGACACGCTGAGGCGGTGCGTGCGCCCCGCGGGCTACGTCGCGGTGGAGAACGACTGCAACGACGGCAACGCGAGCGTGAATCCCGGCCAGACGGAGCTGTGTGAGGCGGGGGCCTTCTCCGACCAGGTGGACAACGACTGCGACGGGGACAAGAACGACGTGGACCCGGACCTGCCGGCCTCCGCGGGCGGAACGCGGCTCTGGTATGGAGACGCGGACCGGGATGGCCACTCGGGCCCTGGCTTCAAGCTGCGCTGGTGCACCAACCCGACGAACCTGGTGGACCCCACGACGGGCAACGTCCTGGTGCAGGGGACCTATCTGGCGACCGAGCCGGATGACTGCGACGACACCCGTGCGGGCGTCTTCCAGCGGTTGGTCTGGTACGAGGACCGCGACGGCGACGGGTGCGGCAACCCGCTCGCGGGCCGCGAGTCGTGTGGCTCCCCGGCCGGGTGCGGGTTCCCGTTCGTCCTCAACAACAAGGACACCAGCGACAACAACGCGTCCGACTGTCGTCCCTGAAGTCGGGCTCCCACCGTGTCCTCCACGGTGGGGCCGGGTCCTCCGCGGGTGACGGCTGCTCGCGGAGGCCCGCGCAACAGGTGCGCAGGGCTCATTCCGTCTGGATTCGAGCTTTCTCCAGACACGGAAGACCTGAGTCGGATTTACTGTCGGAATCACGACAGTCTCGCGAGGCCCTGTCGCCAGGGTGCCGGTGTCTGTCTTCATCTGCGGCTTCACGACGGACTGATTGCTCGTGGAGCCCATGAAGACCTCTGTGCGGACGCGTCTCATTCTCGTGGTGGTGATGAGCCTGGCGTTGGGGAGTGTGCTCGTGCCCGTCCCGGTGAGGGCGCAGGAGCCGAGCGGGGTGCGGCCCTATGTGCTGGCCGCGACCCGCCTCTACAACGACCTCGAGTATGAGCAGGCGCTGGAGCAGATCTCCCGAGCCAAGCGGCTGTCGAAGAGCCAGTCGGACGACGCCCTGTTGTCGCTCTTCGAGGGCGTCATCCTGGCGGACCTCGGGCAGCCGACCTCGTCCGACGCGGCGTTCAAGGCGGCGCTGTTCCTCCAGCCGGACGCGAAGCTCCCGCTCTCCGTGTCGCCCAAGGTCTCCGAGCGCTTCGAGTCGCTGCGAGGACAGGTGAAGCGAGAGCTGGCCGCGGCGGCGCCACCCCGCGAGCCGGAGGGCCCGCGCCGGGTGACCACGGAGGTCTCGGATGTGGCGGTGCCCGGGAAGGACGCCTCCCTCCCGCGGAGGGTGTGGCTGTCGGGCGCGGTGGGTGGAGGCCTGCTGCTAGGCTCGGGCGTGACGTGGATGTTGGCCCGGGGACAGCACTCCAAGCTGACGCAGGCGTCCGGCGCACCCGCGACGATGTCCGAGATGAAGGACACGGCCTCGCGGGGGAGGACCTATCAGACGGTGAGCGCGGTGCTCGCGGGCGCGGGCGTGGTGGGGCTGGGCGTGGCCGCGGGTCTGTATCTGTGGGGCGGCGCGTCGCGGCCTCCGGAGCCAGGACTGGTGTTGGGGACGGATGGCACGTCGGCCTTCGTCTCCGGGAGGTGGCCGTGAAGACGTGCTCGTGGTTCATCGTCCTGCTCTCGGGCGCCCTGGTGTTCCTCGCGGGGTGTGTCGACTTCGACGAGGGCGAGAAGACCTGGTGCCAACGCCATCCGGAGGTCTGCACGCCGTCCTTCGAGCAGGTGCCGGCCCCGGTGCTCTACGTGGAGAAGAAGGGGACGTTGCGGCTCCAGGCGGGCGCGAAGGACCCCGCGGGAGAAGCGCTCCAGTTCACCTGGTCGTCGAACGTGGGGAGTCTGGGCCAGGCTCGCGACACGGCCACGACGACGGAGGTGGAATGGACCGCGCCCGAGTGCATCCCTCCTCCCGCGGCGACCTTCACGCTCACCGCGAGCAGCAAGCTGGGGGCGTCCACGCAGGTGACGTTCTCCGCCATCGGCATTCCGGAGTGCCCGAAGATGGACGGCACGGGCCGGCTCACGGCGGCGCGCTCGGGCCACACGGCGACGCTCCTGTACACCGGCGTGGTGCTGGTGACGGGAGGCGAGTCCTCGGGGGCTCCGCTCGACGTCTCGGAGGGCTACTCCGCCAGGGCGCGGACCTGGGCCGCCGCGGGGAGGATGTCCACGCCGCGAGTCGACCACGTGGCGGTGCGGTTGGTGTCGGGCACGGTGCTGGTGACGGGCGGCCGCAACGCGACGGGCGCGCTGAAGAGCGCGGAACTGGTGAGCGAGGACTTCACCTGGACCGCCGCGGTGAGCCCCTCGACGGCGCGCCATGGCCACGCCGCCGCCCTCCTGGAGAGCGGCAAGGTGCTGGTGACGGGAGGCTTCGATGGCAACTCGGTGGTCACCACCTCGGAGCTCTACTTCCCGGGGCATGAGGGCGACCCGGTGCCCAAGTGGAGCACCACCGCCAGCGCGCCCGTGGCCCGCAACCACCCCGTGGCCACCGTGGTGGATGCGGGGGAGAAGGTGCTGGTGACGGGAGGGACGACGGAGGGCGGCGCGTATCCGACCAGCGCGGATGTCTACGATTCGGGGACGGAGATGTGGACGCAAATCGACGCGGTGGGGGAGGGCCGCATCGACCACACGGCGACGTCGCTCGCCTCCGGGCGGGTGCTGGTGACGGGTGGGAGGCGTGCGGGCGGGGCCCTGGGCTCGACGGTGCTGGTCGATGTGGCGACGCGGGTGGTGACGCCGGGGCCTCCACTGGCGACACCCCGGTACGGCCACACGGCGACGTTGCTGCGCTCCGGCCAGGTGTTGGTGGCGGGGGGGCTCGGTGCCCGCGGGGAGGCGCTCGCCTCGACGGAGCTCTTCGACCCGGAGACCGGGACGTGGTCTGCCACGGTGCCGCTCGCGGCGGCCCGACATGGCCACGAGGCCATCCTGCTGGATGCGGGGAAGGTGCTGCTGGTGGGAGGGCAGGGGACGGGGGGCGAGCTCGCGTCGGCCGAGGTGTATGACCCGGGGACGAAGACGTGGACGACCGCGGACCGCCTGCTCGTGCAGCGTGGGAACCATACGGCCACGCTCCTGCCGAGCGGCCAGGTCCTGGTGGTGGGGGGCAGCAACCGGTTGGTCTCCTCGGGCGCCTATCTCTCCGCGGTCGAGCGGTATGACTCCGTGGCGGGGACCTGGCGCGCGTTGGCGCCCCTTCGCGTGGCGCGTGATGGCCACACCGCGACCCTGCTGCCCTCCGGCGGCGTCCTGGTCGTGGGCGGCTACAACGGGGGAGAGCACGTGGCCGAAGTGGAGCTCTTCGACCCTGCCCGGGAGGAATGGCTGACGGGAGGCAGGCTCGAGAAGGGGCGGGACCTGCACTCGGCCACGCGTCTGGCCTCCGGCAAGGTCCTGGTCGCGGGCGGTCATGACGACAATGGAACACTCGCCACGGCGGAGCTGTATGACCCCGTCGCGGGGACGTGGTCCCGCACGGGGCCGATGGCGACGGCGCGCGCCGCGCACACGGCGACCCTGCTTCCCTCGGGCAAGGTGTTGGTGGCGGGCGGCTTCGCGCATGCGTCGGGCGTCTCGGCTCCGCTCCAGAGCGCGGAGCTCTACGACCCGGCGACGGAGCAGTGGTCCCCCGCGGCGAGCCTGGGGGCCCGGCGCGGCGGGCACACGGCGACGTCGCTGCCGACGGGCGACGTGCTGGTGGTGGGCGGCTATGCGGAGGAGATGGGGAAGGGCTCGCTGGCGACGGCGGAGCGCTATGAGCTGGCCACGGGGACGTGGACCCAGACGCCGCCCTTCGCGGAGAAGCGCGGGGCTCACACGGCCACGCTCCTGCCGTCCGGAAAGGTGCTCATCGCCGGAGGCTACGGGGGATACCAGGACCTCTATTTCCTCTCGCCTTGTGAGCTGTATGACCCGGCCACCGGACAGTGGACGTCCACCAGCGGCGTGTTGACGCCTCGCGCGAATGCCACGGCCACGCTGCTGCCCCTGGGCAAGGTGCTGGTGGTGGGCGGCTATGGCTACAACGACGAGGTCCACGGGGAGGCGGAGTTGTTCATGCCGTGACAAGGCCCGTCACCGGCGTGCCTTCGCCAGCCGTGGTGCAATCCCTTGCGGGTGAGGGGGAGGCGGGGCGTGTAAATGCTTGCGCCACCTTTTTCCCCAGCGCCCGCTGCGATATGACAGCCATCGCAGAAGGCTCTCGAGATTCCAGGGGGATGCCGCGTGTCGGATTCATCAGACGACGTGCTGCGCCAGGTTGGAAAGGCAGCGCAGGGAGTCCGGGAAGCGGAGACGGCCGCCCGTCAGGTGCGAGCCGGTGAGCCGCCCGTCCAGGCGGTGAAGCCGCTGGAGAGTGCCCTGCGGCAGATGCCAGGCGTTCAGCAGGCGACTCAGCAGGTCCAGCGCATCCAACAGGTCGCGGCCGTGGCGCAGGGCGCCCTGGGCGCCGTGGGCGGGTTGGAGGCCTTGTCCGGGGTGGTGCAGGCCCTCGGTGGTCAGGCGCCGTTGGACAAGGTGCGCTTCTCCTTCCAATCCAGCGCGGCGCCCGGCGCGGGCTGGCGCGTGGTGGCCTTGCACGCGCGCGAGGGGCTCAGCGAGCTCTACACCTGCGGGGTGGACCTGGCCAACGAGCACCTGGACGCGGACGTGGACGGGCTGCTCGGCTCGTCGGCGGAGGTGCTCATCGCCCATGAGGCGGGCGCGCGCCGCCTGTGCGGCATCGTCCACCGGGTGGAGCACCTGGGCACGCAGGCGGGGCATCTGCTGGCGCGCGCGCACGTGGTGCCCGCGCTCTGGGCGCTGTCGTTGCGCAAGGACCAGCGCATCTTCCAGGAGAAGACCGTCCCGGAGGTTCTCGAGGAGGTGCTCCTCCAGGCGCTGAGGCCCTTCGAGCGGCCCTTCCGGCTGGAGCTCAACCGCGAGTACCTGCCGCGTGAGTACTGCGTGCAGTACCGGGAGTCGGACCTGGACTTCCTCCAGCGCCTCATGGAGGAGGAGGGCATCGTCTTCTACTTCGACCACTCGGGGGAGAAGGAGGAGCTGGTCCTCATCGAGGAGAACGAGCAGTCGCCCGCGTGTCAGGCGGTGATGGGCACGCCCATCACGGTGCGGGGACCGGAGGCGGCGACCGCGTCGGATGAGTGCCTTCGTCACTTCGACTATTCGCAGCAGCTGCGCACCACCAGTACGGTGGTGCGGGATTTCAACTGGACACACCCGGACTACGATTTGACGCGCGAGTCCCGGAGCAAGGACGAGCTGGGCCGGGAGCGCGAGTCCTACGAGTACCCCGCGCCGCTGCTGGGGCCGTATGACGTGAAGGAGAAGAAGTACAAGTACGAGCCGGCCCAGAAGCAGGAGCTCCAGCGCCGTCAGGCCTTCCAGGCCGAGGGCAAGCGGGGGCTCGGTGAGGGCTACGTGACGGGCTTCACGCCGGGCTACATGTTCGAGCTGACGGGACACGGCCATGCGGCGCTGGACCAGTGGTACCTGCTCACCCGGGTGGAGCACCACGGCGACGCGTCCGAGGAGCTGACGCAGGATTCGCTGTCGTTGCGCGCGCCGGGCGAGCCGCGCGAGCGCTATCGCAACACGTTCGAGTGCATCCCGCTGGATGTGCCCTTCAAGCCCGAGCGTCGGCGTCCGCGCGCGAGGATGGCGGGGTTGCAGACGGCGACGGTGGTGGGGCCGTCCAGCGAGGAGATCCACACCGACGAGCACGGCCGCATCAAGGTGCAGTTCCATTGGGATCGACAGGGGAAGCGGGACGAGAAGAGCTCCTGCTTCCTGCGCGTGGCGCAGGCGTGGGCGGGGCTGGGGTGGGGCTTCGTCTTCCTGCCGCGCATCGGGATGGAGGTGCTGGTGGACTTCCTGGAGGGGGACCCGGACCGGCCGCTGGTGGTGGGCTGTGTCTACAACGGGAAGAACACGCCCCCGTATGCGCTGCCCGAGCACAAGACGCGCAGCACCATCCGCACGTCGAGCTCCAAGGACAGCGATGGGTTCAACGAGCTGCGCTTCGAGGACGCCAAGGACGCCGAGGAGATCTTCCTGCACGCGCAGAAGGACTTCAACGAGGTGGTGTTGCACAACCACTCCACGTCGGTGAAGGCGAACCAGACGAACGCGGTGGACGGCTCGCAGTCGGAGACGGTGGGCGGTGACCAGTCGATGTCGGTGACGGGCAAGCGCACCAAGTCCGTGGACAAGGACGAGACGACCACCGTCAAGGGCAAGCGGACGGAGACGGTGGACCAGGACGAGGACATCACCATCAAGGCCACCCGCACGGAGAGGGTCACCGGGAAGGAGACGCTGACGCTGGATGGCGGGCGGGAGGCGACGGTGAAGACGCAGGAGACGCTCACCGTCAATGGCAACCGCCAGGAGACCATCAACGGCAACGACGACCTGACCGTCACCGGCTACCGGAAGGACCACGTCACCGGCGTGTACGAGATGAAGGGCGACGCGCAGGTGAAGGCCCTCCAGGGCGAGGTGAGCATCACCCTGGAGGGGAAGATCGACGTCGCGGGACAGTCCAAGACCATCGAGATCCACAACAGCGCGGGCTCGATGAAGTACGAGGGCTCGAAGATCGACGTGACCGCCACGAGCGAGCTGAACCTCGTGTGTGGCAACGCGAGCATCTCGCTCAAGAAGGACGGCACCGTCGAAATCACCGGCAGCACGGAGGTCACCCTGAGCTCGAAGGGAAGCTCGGTGAAGGTGTCGCCGGAGGGCGTGTCGAGCTCCGGGGGGAAGGTCACCTCGTCGGCCACCGGGATCAACGAAATCACCGGCCTGATGGTGAAGATCAACTAGCGAGCGCGTCGACCTCGGGGGATGTCGTGGACTCAATCGCGAAGCCGCTGCGCGCCCTGGCGGAGGATGCCGCCTGGTTCGCGCGTGAGAAGTCGCTGCGACTGCTTCACGTGGTGACCACCACCGACCTGCGGGCTTCCGTGCTCGAGGTGGTGATGGGACAGGAGTTCCATGCGGACAACGTGAGTCCGTTCTTCCTGCTGGAGGATGCCTACGGCGAGGAGGGCCGCGGCTGGGACCTGCGCGCGCACCGGGTCCGTGAGCAGCACGCCGCGCGGCGCGAGGCGCTGGCGAAGGAGGGGATGGCGCTGCCGGCGTTGCCTGCCCCCCGTCCGGAGCGAGGCGATGGGCTGACGGCCTTCGCGGTGCTGCTGGGCCAGGTGCTGGACGCCCGGTGCGCGCCGCTCGAGGGCGCGCTGGTGGTCCTGGCGCCCACGCGCATGGCGGCGGCCCGGGAGTGGCAACGGGAGCTGCGCGTGTTGCTGGAGGCGCCGAAGCTGGCGGCGGTGCGGTGGGTGGTGGTGGAGCTCGACACCTCTTCGTCCGGCCCTCTCATGGATTGGCTCGGGGCGCGGGGCCTCTGCGTCACCTGTCGGGTGGACGATGCCGCCTTGCAGGCGGAGCTCGCGCGGATGGTGGAGCGCGCCGGTTCGACGTCGGCCACGGCTCCCGGGCCCGCGCAGACGGGCGCGGCCTGGCCGAGGGGGGTGACGCCTCCTGCGCGCAAGGGAATGCCCACGCCAGCGCCGGGAGCCCTGGACGAGGCCTTGCGGGGCGCGGGCGTGGCGCCCGCCATCGCTGGAGCGCCAGGACGGCAGATCCGCCAGAAGGTGCTGCTCGCGGCCCAGGCCCTGCGGCAGAAGAAGGTCGACGCCATTCGCTTGCAGCGTGAGGCGCGAGACCTGTGCCTCGAGTCCGGCCTGCCGCGCGAGGCGCTGCTCATGGAGCTCATCCTGGCGAGCTATCTCACCCACTTCGGGCAGCCCGCCAAGGCGCTGGAGCACTACGAGGACGCCTATGCCCGCGCGGAGCGGGAGGGCTTGCCGCAGCTGGCGGCGCAGGCGCAGCTGGGCATGGGGGCCCTGTACCACCTCGAGCGAAAGCCGGAGCTGGCCGCCGCCGCGTATGTCCGAGGCGCCGAGTGCTCGCGGTCGGCGGGGGAGCCCCTGCTCGCCATGGAGGGTTATCGCCTCGCGGGGCAGGCCTGGGCCGACCTCGGGAAGGGCGCGCTCGCGACCCAGGCGTGGCGCTCGGCGTTGGCCGTGGCGGAGGCGTCCTCGGCGCAGGAGGTGAAGGCGAGCAGCGTGGCCGAGACGGCGCGGGCGCTCGCCGCGCTCTGTCGTCGACATGGCCTGTCGGCGCAGGCCCAGTCCCTGGAAGAGCAGTCGCTGCGGCTGGAGGAGCAGGGCGTGCTGTCCGCGCCGGGAAGGGAGGTGTCGCGATGATCGCCAGCACGGACGGTCTTCGTCACCCGGGTGGAACTCAATCGCCAGAAGGCCATGACGGTGAGCCTGGGGAGTGGCCCGTCGTTGACCATGACGGTGACCCAGCGCAAGCGGGCTGGAGACCCGGTGTCCACGACGCTGCTGGGGGCGTGTGCCTTCTTCCGCGCCAAGCGGATGGGGGACGCCGCGAAGCTGATGAGAGAGCGTGCGTGCGCGAGAATCTTCGACACGCACCTGCTCATCGGCTGTCTGTCCGAGAGCGCACTCGGCGCGGAGGCGGAGGCGTTGGTGGGCGGGGTGGCGGAGCACTTCCGGGGCATGGTCTACAGCGGTCACGCGCTGCGAGACTGGGCCGGGCGCCTCATCATCGACGTGAGGGGGACGTTCGATGAAGGGGCGCTGCCCCCCGCCTATTTCTGTGTCGCCACGCGGCTGCCGCTGGCGAAGGCCCGGCAACAGGTGAAGGAGGAACTCGGAGCGCGCGCTGAGAGGCTGCGGTGGTATGCGGCGGATGACGTCTCCGGGTTCCCGTTCAGTACCAGCGTCGAGAAGCAGGTCGGCTATCTCGAGGCCAAGCCGCGGAACGCCAAGGCCGCTCAGCGACTCGAGCAGTTGCATCAGTTCTGGAGCGGAGTGCGAACGCTGGCTGCCTTCGAGACAGAGGAAGACCCCCGGCGGGACCTCTCCGAGGCGTTGGGTGTCTCCTCTGCTTGTCAGGGCATCGTGATGGACGGCTGGTCATTTCTCGCGCCGGATGGACACCTGCTCCTCGATCGTGGGGAGCAGCTGTCCTCGGACGCGAGCCTTCCCGCCGTCGCTGGGTGAGCACGCCCACCCAGGTGCTGGCGCTTCCGCCGGAAGCCTCACGGACCCGCGAGGCTCTCGATGTTCTTGCGGCGCGCCTCGAGGGTCGTGCGCTCGGTGTCGGAAATCTCGGGCAGTTGGAGCCAGGCGCAGACCAGCGCGTACTCGTAGCTCGCGTAGTCCTGGGTGTGCTGGTCCAGGGACTGGAAGAGGGCGCGGACCTCGGTGCGGGCCTCGGGCGTCGTTCGTGCCACGTGGGCCAGCGTCATGAGCGCGGCCTCCACCGTCCAGTCCATGGGGCCCTTCGCCAGGGCCAGCAGGAGCGTCCGTCGCCGTGAGTCGAGCCAGCCTTCCTCGCGGGCCGCGATGACGAATGCCGCGGCCAGCTGGATGCGCTGGAGCCACGCCCAGGTGGAGTGGCTTCCTCGCGGAGGCGGTGGATGCACCATCGCTCGGGCGAATGCCTCGGGCTCGTGCGCGCTCAGCGCGCGAGCCGTCCGCTCCGCCTCACGCCACCAGCCCTCCAACTGGAAGGGCGCGCTGGCCAGCTCGGCGAGCGCCGCGCCCACCTCGTCAGGCGGTGGCGGGACCGCGCGCGTCGGCCGTGTGTCGGTGTAGCTCCACAGCGTGAGCTCCACTGGCTCCACGGGCTGGCGCGGGTCGGGGCGCTGCACCTCCTGGACGACGACGTCGACGATGCAGGGGAAGCCGCGCCATTCACGATGGAGCTCCCACGCCAGTTGGACGCTGGGCGCCTCGAGCCACTGGGTGGTGAGCTTCACCCTCGGAGGCGTGTTCCCCGTCGCTGCGGGCGGCTGGAGGCTCATCTGCCGCAGGGCGTGGATGCCCGCGTCGATTCTCAGGGGCAGGTAGTCCACCCAGGGCACGAGCTCTCGCGTGACGGAGGCCGCGAGCTGACTCTCGCGCGAGGGCCCCGGCGTCGTGTCCGCCACCGACAGCAGGTGCTCCAGGGCGTCGCGTTCCCCGTTCGCGCGGTACTGGAGTGCAGCCACGGAGGCCAGTGCCCAGGATCTGCCCGGCTCATGGCTCAGCGCTGCTTGATACCAGGTGAGCGCCTCGTCGAAGCGTCCCTGTTCATGC from Myxococcus guangdongensis includes the following:
- a CDS encoding tetratricopeptide repeat protein, with product MDCTHASLRPTPDQDASFAAEALFAGDLAHAAYHVGCALGSDVTRPEWLDLLRRIKQDAGPDPLRIVPLQGRVSFATVGVRAWMLHEQGQPAQALELLSQVVHAKRDTDFVRWGLPWMEAQGVAEQAPIEPTLSLLSVILTRLAPSDPSVPTRVLQVLERLSTRHRTHSGVVWLRGTLLHRLGRLDEALAVATEAHATIPNWVTATLLAIVHRARGDVTPALEAYQAALGHDATQNATRLDIADMLHEQGRFDEALTWYQAALSHEPGRSWALASVAALQYRANGERDALEHLLSVADTTPGPSRESQLAASVTRELVPWVDYLPLRIDAGIHALRQMSLQPPAATGNTPPRVKLTTQWLEAPSVQLAWELHREWRGFPCIVDVVVQEVQRPDPRQPVEPVELTLWSYTDTRPTRAVPPPPDEVGAALAELASAPFQLEGWWREAERTARALSAHEPEAFARAMVHPPPPRGSHSTWAWLQRIQLAAAFVIAAREEGWLDSRRRTLLLALAKGPMDWTVEAALMTLAHVARTTPEARTEVRALFQSLDQHTQDYASYEYALVCAWLQLPEISDTERTTLEARRKNIESLAGP